The genome window AAGGTAGTTAATTCGTTATATTTTGCGAATTAGCTTCACCTATACCTATCAATTGATCATAACGACCGCCTAACTCTCTGTAATAGGCAAGTACAGAATACTGGTTTTCCGTTTGCCATTTGTTGCCACTTATAAAGCCTGTATCTTGCGATCCGTTCTCATAAATTACGGTATAACGGTAGTTGTAAAAACCTTGTTTTAACAGTATGATAGCTTCGTATTTTCCAGACTTTTCATTATAGATAGCCTCGTTTTCGGGCTGTAATTCAAAGGCATTATAATTCCCCATGATGTAAATTTTTGCGTTTGGTGGCAACTGTATTCCTTGTGTATCTAGAGCAAAATGAATATTGACATACTCTGCTTGCACATCATTGTCTTCATTATCTAAAGTTGTTACCAGATAATTACCGTTGATGTCTGGATTAAAAGTATACTCAAGATTTTTACGCGGCCCGTCCACAAACAGATAAGCATTGTAAAGTTCTCCTTTGCGTACAAAATCTATATTCATGTTAGGAGATCTGAAATCTCTATTTTCAAAGTTGAGAAATTCATTTCCTGCCCAAAAAGACGTTTGTTCATCATATCGATATACTTGCTTATTTCCTAAATTAAACTGAGGCTTTATATCTGTGATGGTGGTGTTTAAATCACTGTTTTGAATAATCGCTACTTGAAGCTGATCATTTGGGTTGATAAAATTAATTTGTTTAGAATCTATAAAAAACTGCACACGTTGCTGAGTCAAAACATAATTCAAATCACGTGCGCGTTTGATTTCGACCCCTACTACAGATTTTTGATCCAAGACCATAAATTTTCTAGAGAAAACAAGTTCTTGGTTAGAATTATAAATATGTATCATGTAATTGCCACTTACTTTGAAACCTTGTGTAAACTGATTCGGTATTCTTAAATCATAATGAGAATAAGGCTGGATGGTGG of Nonlabens sp. Ci31 contains these proteins:
- a CDS encoding DUF5103 domain-containing protein gives rise to the protein MNSQTEKELINDPDYIKSVTFNKPPENMLPIFNLGDAFEMSFDDVIGDEADYYYKFEHYDYDWKPSQLFKNEFLLGIDDMRIFNYRNSFTTIQPYSHYDLRIPNQFTQGFKVSGNYMIHIYNSNQELVFSRKFMVLDQKSVVGVEIKRARDLNYVLTQQRVQFFIDSKQINFINPNDQLQVAIIQNSDLNTTITDIKPQFNLGNKQVYRYDEQTSFWAGNEFLNFENRDFRSPNMNIDFVRKGELYNAYLFVDGPRKNLEYTFNPDINGNYLVTTLDNEDNDVQAEYVNIHFALDTQGIQLPPNAKIYIMGNYNAFELQPENEAIYNEKSGKYEAIILLKQGFYNYRYTVIYENGSQDTGFISGNKWQTENQYSVLAYYRELGGRYDQLIGIGEANSQNITN